The following coding sequences are from one Thermodesulforhabdaceae bacterium window:
- a CDS encoding chemotaxis protein CheW, which produces MQTNIVSQSRSTKPVVVSLKSFVSFNVAGEEFAVDIMRVREVIRLPAMFPVPNAPEFVEGIIHLRGRIVPVIDLRKRLRIAGREYKPIDKFTRVIIITLEGKWTGFIVDAVSGIVRVPQDSLRSVPEVLKQQVGGEYFDSVMQIGENLIIVLNLHKILSAEERDKLQELDMESVKKALADEELKSI; this is translated from the coding sequence ATGCAAACAAATATAGTAAGTCAATCGAGATCCACTAAACCAGTTGTGGTAAGTCTTAAAAGTTTTGTTAGTTTTAATGTTGCTGGAGAGGAGTTTGCCGTCGATATTATGAGAGTGCGAGAGGTTATCCGTCTTCCGGCTATGTTTCCAGTTCCTAACGCACCAGAGTTTGTAGAAGGAATAATTCATCTTCGCGGTCGTATAGTTCCAGTGATAGATCTTAGGAAAAGACTTAGAATTGCAGGTCGGGAGTATAAACCTATAGATAAGTTTACCAGGGTTATCATTATTACCCTTGAAGGTAAGTGGACCGGCTTTATAGTAGATGCTGTTAGCGGAATTGTTAGAGTTCCACAGGATTCTTTGAGATCGGTTCCTGAAGTTTTAAAGCAACAGGTAGGGGGCGAATATTTCGATAGTGTTATGCAGATTGGTGAAAATCTTATAATTGTTCTAAATCTTCATAAGATTCTTTCCGCCGAAGAGCGGGATAAGTTGCAAGAACTTGATATGGAAAGTGTAAAAAAAGCATTGGCCGATGAAGAATTAAAAAGCATATAA
- a CDS encoding response regulator, translating to MIESCILVGQQFFNEHEMDFFRTQCENLGYGGEIKAIFAKVVKKNIDVFEELLNFRFDSENYQVPCWIWGDGVAPFTSILWPKSPRDEISIKWDPKLCKRWIDNISKGAFHSPLFSRSHEGRLNNISAFEILMTIGINNVSGTLSVVRSDGANAQFRIEKGCLRHAWSREIEGVDALYDFISWRNGVYVWEVSFSSEPSKSLDFVSPVPILQILYDYKELLKENVHIFKLIESFSTIIELKPSHCALDDPADPLFNHYHRICNILSKQNMSIDALFQLSTVSPIQTLFFVNRIISLGDAVPISTSEEESHTYIASIDSISDVTPQRPYRTLIVDDAPFFLKVFKRMVEGDSRFEVVATAKDGIECLERLDEQDFDIITLDLEMPRLDGLSTLKRIMIQNPKPVVVLSAFTGESSRMTYDAFKFGAVDVIEKPKNFSVQDLEQNTKNILEHLSRAAKIQLEEVRYIRKSKESIASKDEKVPISKSECVQSHDRIFVNVFGAGSFSHFIKALFMLDTVNLNDGLIFAVPVRFDALKELIAYIQADCDKTVELIGYNPITLIKGHYYVCSQDRPVAFFSTPDGVSVRISEDPLIESKGVLQSLIDSTLRIFGSNIVLSGISGNEEDADVFEQCARKGIPVFYLDPQKCLYAGLSVKLRESGIGTEVKGLDSLIEMWKKYLSPI from the coding sequence ATGATTGAAAGTTGTATTTTGGTAGGACAACAATTTTTCAATGAACATGAGATGGATTTTTTTAGGACGCAATGTGAGAATCTAGGCTACGGTGGTGAAATTAAGGCGATATTTGCTAAGGTTGTGAAGAAGAATATAGATGTTTTCGAAGAACTTTTGAATTTCCGCTTTGATTCGGAAAATTATCAAGTTCCCTGTTGGATATGGGGAGATGGCGTTGCTCCTTTTACTTCGATTTTATGGCCCAAAAGTCCTAGGGATGAAATTTCTATTAAGTGGGATCCTAAATTGTGTAAGAGATGGATTGACAACATATCCAAGGGAGCATTTCATTCTCCGCTTTTTAGTCGGTCACATGAAGGTCGGTTGAATAATATAAGCGCTTTTGAAATACTTATGACGATAGGAATTAATAATGTTTCTGGCACTCTTAGTGTTGTTAGATCTGATGGAGCTAATGCTCAGTTTAGAATAGAAAAGGGTTGTTTGCGCCATGCCTGGTCCAGAGAAATTGAGGGTGTGGACGCTTTATACGATTTTATCTCGTGGCGTAATGGTGTTTATGTATGGGAAGTGAGTTTTTCTAGTGAACCATCTAAGAGCCTCGATTTTGTTTCGCCTGTTCCTATTTTGCAAATCCTTTATGATTATAAGGAATTGTTAAAAGAAAATGTCCATATATTTAAGTTAATCGAATCTTTTAGTACAATCATTGAATTGAAACCATCTCATTGCGCATTAGATGATCCAGCTGACCCGTTGTTTAATCACTACCACAGAATTTGCAATATTTTATCTAAACAGAATATGTCCATTGACGCTTTGTTCCAACTTTCTACGGTTAGCCCCATTCAAACACTTTTTTTCGTAAATCGTATTATTTCGTTAGGTGATGCTGTTCCAATTTCGACCTCAGAAGAGGAATCTCATACTTATATTGCAAGTATTGATAGTATTTCAGATGTTACACCACAAAGACCTTACCGAACACTTATAGTTGATGACGCTCCCTTTTTCCTGAAAGTTTTTAAACGCATGGTTGAAGGAGATAGTAGATTTGAAGTTGTCGCCACGGCAAAAGATGGAATAGAATGTTTGGAACGTCTGGATGAACAAGACTTTGATATTATAACTCTAGACCTGGAAATGCCGCGTTTGGATGGATTAAGCACGCTTAAGAGAATTATGATCCAAAATCCAAAACCTGTTGTGGTGTTAAGTGCTTTCACAGGAGAAAGCTCTAGGATGACCTATGACGCCTTTAAATTCGGAGCTGTAGATGTTATAGAAAAACCAAAGAATTTTAGCGTTCAGGATCTTGAACAGAACACAAAGAATATTCTAGAACATTTATCCAGAGCAGCTAAAATTCAACTTGAAGAAGTGCGATATATTAGAAAATCCAAGGAAAGCATAGCAAGTAAAGATGAAAAGGTCCCGATTTCGAAATCAGAGTGTGTACAAAGTCACGATAGAATTTTTGTAAATGTCTTTGGAGCCGGTAGTTTTTCACATTTTATTAAAGCTCTTTTTATGTTGGATACAGTTAATCTTAACGATGGATTAATATTTGCTGTGCCTGTACGCTTTGATGCGCTAAAAGAACTTATAGCATATATTCAGGCAGACTGCGATAAAACGGTGGAACTCATTGGTTATAATCCTATAACCCTTATTAAGGGTCATTACTATGTTTGTTCTCAGGATCGCCCTGTTGCTTTCTTCTCAACCCCTGATGGCGTTTCAGTTAGGATCAGTGAAGATCCACTTATAGAGAGTAAGGGTGTATTGCAGAGTCTTATTGATTCCACGTTAAGAATTTTCGGTTCTAATATCGTGTTATCTGGAATATCTGGAAATGAAGAAGATGCTGATGTTTTTGAACAATGTGCACGAAAAGGAATACCGGTTTTTTATCTAGATCCTCAAAAATGTCTATATGCTGGTCTATCCGTTAAACTCCGAGAAAGTGGAATAGGAACGGAAGTTAAAGGGCTTGATTCGCTTATAGAAATGTGGAAAAAATATCTCAGTCCCATATAG
- a CDS encoding phosphate/phosphite/phosphonate ABC transporter substrate-binding protein, producing the protein MTGSAKCKLWIGIVISFICISMSSENLLHAETRELSLGVTYVDEPISTFKRWEPLGVYLSKLINADVKVVPLDFAATVQWMETGKIQMVLTNPLAFMIAKDKAQLVAIAMVVQKQKGEMGDKYGSVIIVKSDSSIKTLQELSGKNIGIASRFSLGGGLGGLALLEQEGVKVEQVNLKELKTQDNVVFAVLNGTVDVGIIRTGILEKLASEKKINIGDLKILHKVDDSFPFAHSTPLWPEWIFAVRSSDVSQQERDHIKKGLIGLSGNNEVLLKSNLSGFKDPTEAINANAQFFDFVLKVYHKISK; encoded by the coding sequence ATGACCGGATCAGCGAAATGTAAGTTATGGATTGGGATTGTTATCAGTTTTATATGTATATCAATGTCGTCTGAGAATCTCTTGCACGCTGAGACAAGAGAACTTTCGCTGGGAGTAACTTATGTCGATGAACCAATATCCACATTTAAGAGATGGGAACCTCTAGGTGTATATCTTTCAAAACTTATCAACGCTGATGTAAAAGTAGTTCCTTTAGATTTTGCAGCAACTGTTCAATGGATGGAGACTGGAAAAATACAAATGGTTCTTACAAATCCCCTTGCTTTTATGATCGCTAAAGATAAGGCTCAACTTGTAGCTATCGCTATGGTTGTTCAAAAACAAAAGGGGGAAATGGGAGACAAATATGGTTCGGTAATTATTGTCAAATCTGATAGTTCTATAAAAACTTTACAGGAACTTTCTGGAAAAAATATTGGTATCGCGAGTAGATTCTCGCTTGGTGGTGGTTTGGGAGGACTTGCTCTGCTCGAACAGGAGGGGGTAAAGGTTGAACAGGTAAACCTTAAGGAACTGAAGACTCAAGACAATGTGGTTTTTGCTGTTCTTAACGGGACTGTTGATGTAGGGATTATTAGAACTGGGATTTTGGAAAAGCTCGCATCTGAAAAAAAAATAAATATAGGTGATTTGAAAATATTACATAAAGTCGATGATTCATTTCCTTTTGCTCATTCCACTCCTTTGTGGCCAGAATGGATTTTTGCTGTGAGATCTTCTGATGTCAGTCAACAAGAAAGAGATCATATTAAAAAGGGCTTGATTGGACTTTCTGGGAACAACGAAGTGCTTTTAAAGTCCAATCTTTCTGGATTTAAAGATCCCACTGAGGCGATTAATGCAAATGCTCAGTTTTTCGATTTTGTGCTTAAAGTTTATCATAAAATATCGAAGTAA
- a CDS encoding protein kinase, whose translation MSENIRNIFSARLEEIKLYRDQGIDDVVKELAQGIYKEITESNLPEEEQKELLGMLESELGALVRYIPARVIKQEKSLSSIEGTTHDIEKNIKDRINEIKLYKDQGMSDIADELLRKIIDDIDRDPDLDDIKRKEIYLLIEDELGSLSVSSDNQVFAPPQQTESLKFAVDPEEQFNYARNLISAHHWDDAITVLKLVAATGYRYEECYELCGDCAQRAGRYQEAIEYYEIVYALPGLSEDVKKRIFDKIVRCRQKKLMGKIQTEKSYQLGITEKETSLQLVSYVDTLTQYIGTILMSWEWKGQLPSKSKLYSYRIEELLQVGNTWAVFETIQEPRNRKYVALTLLPSWWQCVNNKSFVEWAYVSMMMESDYLLVPVDLAKAPDDRLFIIYPYCKSTLSDFLSSGSERLNLDEALVISYQILEGLGYLHLHLGKDKQKRKIYHLDLRPSRIFFADSYKVKVAYGGLWQMLSNLCPSLTNYRVLPMSYLAYKAPEQFRSYLWSSKKPLVCTDIYQFGVVFYEILTGVNPFMGESVEEIEMLHCDQKPIPPQVFRPDLPEDVSRLVMGCLNTFPSKRWRSTTQILLEIEKMLGGSSRIREIMKHKKGEINDRISEM comes from the coding sequence ATGTCAGAAAATATCAGAAATATATTTTCGGCTAGATTGGAAGAAATAAAATTATACCGCGATCAAGGTATCGATGATGTAGTTAAAGAGCTTGCTCAGGGTATTTACAAGGAAATTACTGAAAGTAACTTGCCAGAAGAAGAACAAAAAGAACTTTTGGGCATGTTAGAAAGCGAATTGGGTGCTCTTGTTCGATACATTCCGGCAAGAGTTATCAAACAAGAAAAAAGTCTATCTTCTATAGAAGGAACTACCCATGATATTGAAAAAAATATCAAAGATAGGATAAACGAAATAAAACTATATAAAGATCAGGGAATGTCAGATATTGCTGATGAATTACTCCGAAAGATTATTGATGACATTGATAGGGATCCTGATTTAGATGACATAAAAAGGAAAGAAATTTATCTTCTGATTGAAGACGAGTTGGGTTCTTTAAGTGTATCCTCAGATAATCAAGTTTTTGCTCCACCTCAGCAAACTGAATCCTTGAAATTTGCAGTTGATCCGGAAGAGCAGTTTAATTATGCGAGAAATCTTATAAGTGCTCATCATTGGGATGATGCTATTACTGTATTAAAACTTGTTGCGGCAACAGGTTACAGGTATGAGGAGTGTTATGAACTTTGCGGTGATTGCGCTCAAAGAGCCGGGCGATATCAAGAAGCTATAGAGTATTATGAAATTGTTTATGCCCTTCCAGGTTTATCAGAGGATGTCAAAAAGAGAATCTTCGATAAAATTGTAAGATGCCGTCAGAAAAAGTTAATGGGGAAAATTCAGACAGAAAAATCATATCAACTAGGAATTACGGAAAAAGAGACTTCTCTTCAGCTAGTATCTTATGTGGATACCCTAACGCAATATATTGGTACTATTCTTATGTCGTGGGAGTGGAAAGGACAATTACCTTCGAAGTCCAAACTTTATAGTTATAGAATCGAAGAACTCTTACAAGTTGGAAACACATGGGCGGTTTTTGAGACTATCCAGGAACCAAGAAATCGCAAATATGTCGCTCTTACCTTACTTCCTTCATGGTGGCAGTGTGTTAATAATAAGTCTTTTGTCGAATGGGCTTACGTAAGTATGATGATGGAATCGGATTATCTTCTGGTGCCAGTTGATCTTGCCAAAGCTCCGGATGATAGGCTTTTTATAATCTATCCTTATTGTAAATCAACTCTTTCTGATTTTTTAAGTTCTGGAAGCGAAAGGCTTAATCTTGACGAAGCTTTGGTTATAAGCTACCAGATCCTCGAAGGGCTCGGGTATCTTCATCTGCACTTGGGTAAAGACAAGCAAAAAAGAAAAATTTATCATCTCGATTTGAGACCGTCTCGAATATTTTTTGCTGACTCCTATAAGGTAAAGGTTGCCTATGGGGGATTGTGGCAGATGTTGTCGAATTTATGTCCAAGTCTAACAAATTATCGAGTATTACCAATGTCTTATCTTGCTTATAAGGCTCCCGAGCAATTTAGGTCATATCTGTGGAGTTCTAAGAAACCACTTGTATGCACTGATATTTACCAATTCGGGGTTGTTTTCTATGAAATACTTACAGGTGTTAATCCATTTATGGGCGAGTCTGTAGAAGAAATTGAAATGCTTCATTGCGATCAAAAACCAATACCTCCTCAGGTTTTTAGACCAGATTTGCCCGAGGATGTTAGTAGATTAGTTATGGGATGTTTAAATACTTTTCCATCAAAGCGCTGGAGAAGCACGACTCAGATACTTCTAGAAATTGAAAAAATGTTGGGAGGAAGTTCTCGCATTCGAGAAATAATGAAACACAAAAAGGGGGAAATAAATGACCGGATCAGCGAAATGTAA
- a CDS encoding GTPase domain-containing protein, translating into MAFIDLAKKEIQVKIVYYGPARSGKTTNLLYLYKSMSKNVAGKMVTIDTKGDRTLFFDFLPLNIGKIKDLSIRIQLYTVPGQVIYNATRKLVLKGADGVVFVADSLRVQKQKNIESLINLEENLKEYHIDINACPLVFQYNKRDLIKSNFPLLSIEELEEDLNARFKVPAFEASAMSGFGVFETLREITKITVRSVAKKLLS; encoded by the coding sequence GTGGCATTCATAGACCTTGCTAAAAAAGAGATCCAGGTCAAGATAGTTTACTATGGTCCTGCCAGGAGTGGCAAAACTACAAATCTGCTGTATCTTTACAAATCAATGAGCAAAAATGTTGCTGGCAAGATGGTAACTATTGATACGAAGGGTGATAGAACGTTATTTTTTGATTTCCTTCCTCTAAATATTGGTAAGATTAAAGATCTTAGTATTAGAATTCAGCTTTATACTGTTCCTGGCCAGGTAATCTATAATGCAACTAGAAAGCTTGTGTTAAAGGGGGCTGATGGGGTTGTTTTTGTGGCTGATTCTCTGAGAGTTCAAAAGCAGAAAAATATAGAAAGTCTTATAAATCTTGAAGAAAATCTCAAGGAATATCATATTGATATAAATGCCTGCCCTTTGGTGTTTCAATATAATAAACGAGATCTTATAAAATCTAATTTCCCTCTCCTTTCCATTGAAGAACTTGAAGAAGATCTTAATGCACGTTTTAAAGTGCCTGCTTTCGAAGCAAGTGCTATGAGTGGTTTTGGTGTTTTTGAGACTCTAAGAGAGATTACAAAAATTACAGTAAGAAGTGTAGCAAAAAAGCTCTTAAGCTAG
- a CDS encoding roadblock/LC7 domain-containing protein codes for MIDIILTEEKQSRLFNLVDRELIKNGVEHVFLVDTAGNLVFEKGNYPLEDVLPLAALSAANFGATAEIARLVGEEDFTLLFHKGEKYNLHFSKIGDQFILVILFDKTVSLGLVRYKISKISGDLINILMG; via the coding sequence ATGATAGATATAATACTCACGGAAGAGAAACAATCGCGGCTTTTTAACCTGGTTGATCGTGAACTGATAAAAAATGGTGTTGAACACGTTTTTTTAGTTGATACAGCTGGAAATTTAGTATTTGAGAAGGGCAATTATCCATTAGAAGACGTTTTACCTCTTGCGGCTCTTTCTGCTGCTAATTTTGGTGCCACTGCCGAAATAGCTCGTCTGGTTGGTGAAGAAGATTTCACTCTTCTTTTTCATAAAGGTGAGAAATATAATTTGCATTTCAGTAAAATAGGCGATCAATTTATATTGGTTATTCTGTTTGATAAGACTGTGTCCTTGGGATTGGTTCGTTATAAAATAAGTAAAATTTCTGGCGACTTGATAAATATTTTAATGGGTTGA
- the gspG gene encoding type II secretion system major pseudopilin GspG: MLFDGTGRNKGFTLIELLIVMIILGLLAALVAPKLFQKVGSSKQKVAKAQIALFESALGTFRLDAGRYPTTEEGLQALVKNPGLPKWDGPYLPKGIPKDPWGNDYVYKCPGEHGEYDLYSLGADGQEGGEGENADIVSWESQQ, encoded by the coding sequence ATGCTGTTTGATGGTACGGGTCGGAACAAGGGATTTACGCTCATTGAGCTTCTTATTGTTATGATTATTCTTGGTTTGCTCGCAGCGCTTGTTGCTCCTAAGCTTTTTCAGAAAGTTGGAAGTTCAAAGCAAAAAGTAGCGAAAGCCCAGATTGCTCTCTTTGAGTCGGCGCTTGGTACTTTTAGGTTGGATGCAGGACGGTATCCCACTACAGAAGAGGGATTACAAGCGTTAGTAAAAAATCCTGGACTTCCAAAGTGGGATGGCCCATATCTTCCCAAAGGTATTCCCAAGGATCCATGGGGGAATGATTATGTTTATAAATGCCCTGGAGAACATGGTGAATATGATCTTTATTCTTTGGGAGCGGATGGGCAAGAGGGTGGTGAAGGAGAAAATGCAGATATAGTAAGTTGGGAGTCACAACAATGA
- a CDS encoding ammonium transporter — protein MKALIVISLLGFLGIPSGEVFAESTPISSGDTAWMLISTALVMLMTFPGLAIFYGGLSRRKDALNTIIMSLVSYTIISILWITYGYGFSFGTDLAGIIGKPLSPFLRSLTKSSINEAAKTIPEFVFSNFQLTFAAITVALISGAWIERIKFSAWVLFTILWFTLDYIPVAHWVWGGGFLSKLSALDFAGGTVVHINAGIAALVGALILGKRREVSLSPHNLPLVVLGTGLLWFGWFGFNGGSALASNDLAAQAFINTNTAAAMAGLSWLFVEWAITKKPTVLGLASGVVAGLVAITPAAGFVSIASSIIIGLLAGIVAYLAVAKMKNIFGYDDSLDVFGIHGIAGILGCLLTGIFADPSINGAAGLLFGNPNQLWIQFLSIVVVGIYSAIVTSVILLVIKATVGLRPKKEDELVGLDESIHGERSYNFHI, from the coding sequence ATGAAAGCATTGATCGTTATTAGTTTACTGGGTTTTTTGGGTATTCCCTCAGGCGAAGTTTTTGCTGAAAGCACTCCAATTAGTTCTGGTGACACTGCTTGGATGCTTATCTCAACAGCTCTCGTTATGTTAATGACTTTCCCGGGGCTAGCTATTTTTTACGGGGGTCTTTCAAGAAGAAAAGACGCTCTGAATACCATTATAATGTCATTGGTTTCCTACACAATCATTAGCATTTTGTGGATCACTTATGGTTACGGGTTCAGTTTCGGTACCGACTTAGCAGGTATAATAGGAAAACCCTTAAGTCCTTTTCTCAGAAGCCTTACCAAAAGCTCTATTAATGAAGCGGCTAAGACTATTCCCGAGTTCGTGTTCTCCAACTTTCAGTTAACCTTTGCAGCCATAACAGTAGCTCTCATTTCCGGGGCATGGATAGAAAGAATAAAGTTTTCTGCCTGGGTTCTGTTCACAATACTGTGGTTTACTCTCGATTATATACCTGTGGCGCATTGGGTCTGGGGAGGCGGTTTTTTATCTAAACTCTCCGCTCTAGATTTCGCAGGCGGTACAGTAGTCCATATAAATGCGGGCATTGCTGCTCTGGTAGGAGCTTTGATCCTGGGTAAAAGACGCGAAGTAAGTCTCTCTCCTCACAATCTTCCTCTAGTAGTGTTAGGAACAGGATTGCTTTGGTTTGGCTGGTTTGGTTTTAACGGAGGTTCCGCTCTCGCTTCCAATGACTTGGCGGCTCAGGCCTTTATTAACACAAACACAGCAGCCGCTATGGCCGGTTTGAGCTGGCTTTTCGTCGAATGGGCAATAACGAAAAAACCCACCGTTCTTGGCCTTGCATCTGGTGTCGTGGCAGGACTTGTGGCTATCACACCTGCGGCCGGGTTCGTATCTATTGCTAGTTCCATCATTATAGGACTCCTGGCGGGAATAGTCGCTTATCTGGCTGTAGCCAAAATGAAAAACATCTTTGGATACGATGATAGTCTTGACGTCTTTGGTATTCACGGAATAGCAGGGATTTTAGGATGTCTTTTAACAGGAATCTTCGCTGATCCATCCATAAACGGAGCGGCAGGACTTCTTTTTGGCAACCCAAATCAGCTATGGATTCAGTTTCTCAGCATTGTCGTAGTAGGCATATATTCAGCCATAGTTACCTCGGTTATACTACTTGTTATTAAAGCGACAGTAGGTCTAAGACCCAAAAAAGAAGATGAACTTGTAGGTCTTGATGAAAGCATCCATGGAGAGAGAAGCTATAATTTTCATATCTAG
- a CDS encoding P-II family nitrogen regulator, producing the protein MKKIEAIVRVFKLEEVTSALSNMGVKGMTVTEVKGFGRQGGYLEVYRGTTREVRFIPKVKIETVIDDDLVEEVVALLIKVARTGEVGDGKIFIIPVDDAVRIRTSERGADAL; encoded by the coding sequence ATGAAAAAAATTGAAGCAATCGTAAGAGTTTTTAAGCTGGAAGAAGTAACTTCTGCTCTAAGCAATATGGGTGTAAAGGGCATGACAGTCACGGAGGTAAAAGGATTTGGAAGACAGGGAGGTTATCTCGAGGTTTACAGGGGAACGACTCGAGAAGTAAGGTTTATCCCAAAGGTGAAAATTGAAACGGTAATAGACGATGATCTTGTAGAAGAAGTCGTAGCATTGTTGATAAAAGTTGCCAGGACGGGAGAAGTAGGAGATGGAAAAATTTTCATAATACCAGTTGACGACGCTGTAAGAATTAGAACCTCCGAAAGAGGCGCTGATGCTCTATAA
- a CDS encoding type 1 glutamine amidotransferase yields MKKVLIIQHLTYEGPGTIEIYLRKSNIYFEPRNLNRGATLEGCSDFSHIVVMGGFMAVYEMEKYTFLKEEMKFLEKAIKKGKQILGVCLGAQMLAHVLGGKVYKGPKEEIGWYEIEPTEDGIKDKSFSRLIWDDKKVKVFQWHGDTFDLPEGATLLASSQLYPNQAFLWKNNVYGLQFHIEVDDKMIREWFPDGSYLPPPFSWNTFFEKSFSFYESFFGKTKTRLLGGLTCIHQSQAD; encoded by the coding sequence ATGAAAAAGGTTCTGATAATACAGCATCTTACTTACGAAGGTCCTGGGACCATAGAAATCTACTTAAGAAAAAGCAATATATATTTTGAACCCCGTAACCTGAACCGTGGAGCAACCCTAGAAGGATGTAGCGATTTTTCACACATTGTGGTTATGGGAGGTTTCATGGCTGTTTATGAAATGGAAAAATATACTTTTCTCAAAGAAGAGATGAAATTTCTTGAAAAGGCTATAAAAAAAGGCAAACAAATCCTGGGTGTCTGCCTGGGTGCTCAAATGCTAGCACATGTCTTAGGAGGAAAAGTCTATAAGGGTCCTAAGGAAGAAATAGGATGGTATGAGATAGAACCCACCGAAGATGGCATAAAGGACAAATCTTTTTCTAGGCTTATCTGGGATGACAAAAAAGTGAAAGTTTTTCAATGGCACGGCGACACTTTTGATCTTCCTGAAGGAGCTACTTTGCTGGCATCTTCCCAACTATATCCAAACCAGGCTTTCTTGTGGAAAAATAATGTATATGGGCTTCAATTTCATATCGAAGTTGATGACAAAATGATAAGAGAATGGTTTCCGGACGGTTCCTATCTGCCACCCCCTTTTTCCTGGAACACTTTCTTTGAAAAATCCTTTTCTTTTTATGAATCTTTTTTTGGTAAAACAAAAACTAGATTATTAGGTGGTTTAACCTGCATTCATCAGTCACAGGCAGATTAA
- a CDS encoding DUF4236 domain-containing protein, translating to MVIALTGWAWIRNQVQQWARQRFSWDLLRLFQIRGFQVYLASDHGNIEAKGIGRPAEKAVRCLWRRIKIAPGVTLNLSKLGGSLSFGPRGAKFTIGPKGKRVTVGIPGTGLFYTTTLPSGMSGGGKSASYSTPAFPTVNPEDRLTLGFFKRLITPGDEEALVDGCRELVLGNEDKALEYLEKSVHLADGAYLAGFLALKQDRLEEAEKYLTAASEQHSRLGYLFSKYGISATMSLPITDEVSAHVGPDLRGVLLGLVEVYQRKESWGMRLPTWRVYSRLNQTT from the coding sequence ATGGTGATTGCTTTGACTGGGTGGGCATGGATCCGCAATCAGGTTCAGCAATGGGCTAGGCAGAGATTCTCGTGGGACCTTCTCAGACTGTTCCAAATCCGAGGTTTTCAGGTTTACCTTGCCTCGGACCACGGCAACATCGAGGCGAAAGGTATAGGAAGACCTGCCGAAAAGGCGGTTCGGTGCCTTTGGAGACGAATCAAGATCGCACCGGGCGTGACCCTGAACCTGAGTAAGTTGGGTGGGTCCCTTTCGTTCGGACCGCGCGGAGCGAAATTTACCATCGGTCCAAAGGGCAAGCGGGTTACGGTGGGCATTCCGGGAACTGGCCTTTTCTACACGACCACGCTTCCGAGTGGGATGTCAGGTGGCGGTAAAAGCGCGTCCTATTCAACTCCGGCCTTCCCAACGGTTAACCCGGAAGACCGCCTGACCTTGGGATTTTTCAAGCGGCTCATCACGCCGGGCGATGAGGAGGCTCTGGTGGACGGGTGCCGGGAGTTGGTTCTTGGCAACGAAGACAAGGCCCTCGAATACCTCGAGAAGTCCGTCCACCTGGCCGACGGCGCTTACCTTGCCGGTTTCCTGGCCCTTAAGCAGGATCGTCTGGAAGAAGCTGAAAAGTACCTGACGGCGGCCTCAGAACAGCACAGCCGTCTGGGCTACTTATTCTCCAAATACGGTATTTCCGCCACCATGAGTCTTCCCATCACTGACGAAGTGTCCGCGCACGTGGGACCGGATCTCCGGGGTGTGCTGCTGGGCTTGGTGGAAGTCTATCAGCGCAAGGAGAGCTGGGGGATGCGATTGCCTACCTGGAGAGTTTACAGCAGATTGAACCAGACGACATAG